ACTGGACTACTTGCTAAACAAGACAGACCCATGGATATATTCAATTCGCACCCACCTCCAGTCTAtaactattttttcaaattagaagaaatactagttattattaattaattaattaataattaattaataacaagaATATATCACTTTTCCTCTCCTCATCAATTATTGTCCAatgaaacagtttttttttttaattttatcctttaacattatatttattaaaaattaaacttcataatttattttagtttattttttatagggttatctcagttttatgactcgagtcatgattTTTATGAGTTAATTGAGTTTACTCgagttttttgtcctttttggtaattaatttttttttcaatttcatcattcactATTTgagttaattagaaattaaacttcataattatttcgatttactttctatgaggttatcataatctcacaATCCAGGTCAAGAGTTTGGCGAGTTAAACCGGGATAACTCGGGTCTTTTCTAtcctttttataattgaatttttttcaattttattattcaatgttGGATTAACgaggaattgagcttcatgattgttttgatttgtttttttattgagttatcttggtcttatgaTTCAAATTTATCAcgttaacttgattttttttatattttttttatgcaagagaAAAGGTGTCTAATATAgacattgtttttcatttataatacAAGAGAAGAAgtgtctatatttttttatgctgaaagtttttaattaaaaactagaaagatgatatatgagtttaataatatgaaactaaaaatatataaattggtaaattgtaaaaaatgttGCTTACactaattaaagattaaaatgaaaaattaatattattttataaaatgcaaGAGATAGATACCAATACAAATATTTAAGTCCATGTTGTgaggttctttttatttttttaattaattttataaaaaaaaaaggatattcatcaagaagaaaatgatttaaattttataggaaaatgtattttcatttagaattaatgtttttcttacaaaaaaaatatttttatattagcaatataatttattggataaaaaataaaggtaacaaaaaaatatgtttttaaaaaatatattaattttaaataaggaAGAAAATGTATATCTTAAATTGAAACACATTTTCCTTATTCATGtgttttcctcctcctcctccttcttcttcttcttctttttgttttttgaaaaatgcatGTCTCTTTTACAATAAACATtgttgtttaaataaaaactaatcataatcataaaaaaaaaatcatgattcaatattttttactcaaatgTATCAAAGAAATATAAGGATAGTAAATTTGagagaaattatataaaaaatcacaataataagataataaaataaatattttattcacatttaaaaaaaaatgtattttaggTTTATGTATAATCATTCAAAAAGTAATTGTTGATATTACCataaaagtttttaatattgtttgaaAAGTATGGTATAactagataattatttaaatataaacctaataaatgtgttcaaaaatatttttattataaaatttaaaaaaaacaatcaaataacaaaactttaaaggctattttttaaaaagatcaatCGCACCTAAACTAGAAGGACATGCATTCGTGCCTAACACAAATTCATGCTTGGGTCTAGAAAGTCAAACCCACAtacttgactctttttttttttaaaaaaaaaggagtggatgcaatattagttttttttttaataaaatagaatagaTGACATAGTCAACCACCTAAAAAGACCACATATCATCCACCTACAATAATTTTGGTCACTGAGATGGCTTTGatgattgaaaaatcaagattcAAGTTGTATGATCCCATAAATCCGTATTTAAaccttttttagctaaaaacattaaaatagcATCATATAAACATCTAAAACTCTATTTATGTATAAAACACATTTCAAGAGATTTCTCTTATTGAGCTccctatttatttaaaaaaaaaagaatatataaacaCCAAAATCACAGTATTGATAATTGTAATTTGGTCATTCAAGAGCTTTCgctctcctttttattttttgttgattttatctctcatctctcaacatCTAGAAactgaaaagtgaaaaataaatattagaatcaaatcataaaaagtTCAAACAACAAAGACTAAagatagaaaaatgaaatttaaggaATCGAATTGTATTTCCCTCACCTTTTGAACATTGTATACGAGAggaggttttatttttttaatttcattttagtctttggtttttggattttattttcaagaacaatctaaaatttaattttataaaaccaatctttaatttaatgtaaCAATCATGTACACATATCAAGTATGTGAGAACATACAAATCGAAATGGATTACAATATATAAAACGATGCCTATATAAGTTGTaattgtcataacctattttttggTTCCCCCCCTAAATTTACCTTTTtccattcaaaaaataaaagtaataataacaaaaagacTGGTAACTTGGCAAAAACATGTTGAGCAGGGTTTCAAATATGTAAAAGAATCAAGCTGgagtttttgataaaattatgagCCTAATCATACCTCATTATACCCAAGACTGAAAAGACAATACagatttaaggtcaaattaaattattattggatgaatccatataaaaattaagttcaatgacctaattaaatttttaatatgccaaattgatttaattatggccgaattaaaagtttatttatgtttaagaattaatttgggtcaaattaaaatatttaattaggtgcaaagACTTACTTATACTtttaatgggttaaattaattttgttatggacttaattgttaaaaaattaagtttatgagtctaatttgagcttaatcgaaaagattggaattttagaagaccaaattcaatttttacaaagtcaattgatTTAAACCAGGGACAAATTTGCTAGAAAATCAAAGattagggttaaattgaagaaattcaaaaccaataaccaaaatgaaaagCCACAGAAATTCATTATTGATATTGGAGTTTGGCGAgggtaaaattgcataaaattaaaagtttgaggtcAATTAggaatacaattaaaaaaatcaaaatccgaaggaataaattaaactttAGTCAAATCCCTAATTAAAACCCTAAGAACTTCAAAATgacgtcgtttcatttaaatgaaatgttgtcttttgaccaaaacaaaaacaaaaaaagagattcCTGATGACTTGTCGTCTAGCTactgttcatcatcttcaactttTTGTACCTGAAATGCTGCTCAGTTGGCTACTTTTCAAGAGCATTTAATGTCTCATCTTTTCACTAAACCGGAAAAACAAGACATCACTCTGATGGCCTAATATCGTAATAGACCCTAATGTAATTCTTGTCAGCTGATTGCCTCTATAGCCGTCACGCCGCCGCCCCAAAGAGGCTAACCCGATCACCCTGTAGCAGCCAAATTTTTACAGCTCATGATGATGCCTTTGAGCTAACAATTGAGATCCTTCTCATTTGAATCAAGGGCCAATGTTGGTTTCCAATAAAGACAAGATGTCCTTCTTTCACCCTCTATAAGTAAGAGTGAATTTTGGGCATTGGAGggcaagaaagaagagagaaaagagagctgaaaatcattattttcatgattttttatgatcCTTCTCAGTTCAACCTCCCCACATCTTCTCTTTACCACCAAACTATCTTCCTGCCATTTTTGCCTTCACCAACACCAACCTCCTACATCAACAGTCGTGCATCCCGTTCATCAGCAGCCACCTCCACCTTGAGCAATGACATCTCCCTTACCAGCATAACATCTTCGGCAAGACCAACACCTCCCTAAGGGCAGCAGTTGTCGCGGGCTATCAATAGCTCCACCGTGAGCCGCCAATAGGACCGTCAACCAACAACACCCCCATCCAACCTAGGTAAGCTTCTCTGTTCCTTCTCTCTTGCATCTTATCTCTTGTTGCATGCAggacgtgaattaattcacgtcTTACAGAAAAAACCAAGATGGGCTGGACCCATTTCAGACTAACCGAGATGGTTGGGTCAGGTCcaacccatatatatatatatatatatatatatatatatatatataactaaaaagaaaattgttaaattttaaaattttttatgggTCTGTCGCCCTTTTTCCCTAACAATTTTGTCTAATATCGGGTCATGGACTTACACTATAAGACACGGACtcagtataaaaaatatctgatttttctccaaaattccaaaaaaataaaatccaaaaataaactttattttcaaaaaataaaaaaaatattttgttttcatgcatacagccaaatcctaaaggtttttcattcatatcttctataaaagataaaatcatatttttatcatgttttaaaaaaaatacaaaaatgaatATTGTAACCGGTTTataattatccattaggatttgatcaaaatacaaaaaatgtcATAACAATTAGTTTGTTATTCGGAATGTTAGGAATTAGTTATATCTAGGAAATAAATGCGATGTTAAATCTAGACCTTAAAACGATTAAGATTTAATTCAATAAGATAGAGATTTCCTTACGAAGGAAGATTTACCTTGAACAATAGATGAGACTAACGAATAGAAAcacaaactagaaaaacaatcgatcaacaatgcagcttaccttaggtaaggtgtACTAGGGGTGATGCATCTTTCCCTTACACAACGAGTCCTCCTTACCCGAACTCTCGCAAATCATTAGGTTTTTTAatgactataatactaggtgatgatttttgaaccccataatcataattttatgattaaacccaaaaactctcttttaatattaggaGATAGCTTCATCATTCGACGTTATGTACGACACGAtaacaatgatgaaattaaaaataaaaagttctatgtcaaagagtaaaaaataaaaaattaaaggaacaaCACAGTAAGATATGAATAGTGGGGtgaatagaaacaaaaaaaagttatgaataGTGGGGTGATAGGCAAATGTGAGTGGGCAAAGTATAACAACACAGTAagataatgttttgttttgttttttatagtaaaattcatttttaaaaataaaatgataaataaattttattaatatcaataaattcacttttcaacattttcttataaataagttcatattttgttggaaaattattaaaaatatcttgtgTTTTGAACATTTTGATTACCAACATTTTATACATTGTAATTTACGTATCCAGTCGatgtcaatttaaaataattaattttacagttCATACTGAGTCATTGCTTCGTCAACTcgatcaacaaaaaaatatctaaaatattacagatttgacattataaagtttttaacaCCTAATGAgtgctttaaaatattattcacaaaGACACCACCCTTATCATTTCTTTCACATCATCTCCTTCTCACTGGAAAATGGCGACTAGCCAGACCCTCTCTCTCCACTAGCCTCCACACCAACCCTCTCGACACTGCCTAATAGACCATCGTCGTCACACGACAACGCCCCCCTTCCAGCCTCCACTGCAAATACCACAAACCCACTCACCGCACCACCCCGTCACCACAAAACCAGCAATACCAACACAGCAGCCTTCCACGCGAGCCACTCAAACCTCCATCGTCAGCTAGCCACCATCAACTACGGTAGCTGCACCACACCAGGACCACGTCTAAGAAAGGAATCTATGGCTTTGATAATCTTTTCCCTTCTATATATGTTCACCTTCGAGGAGCTCAAATCCTCAACTAACAGGTTTGACCCCAATTGGAGATGGAGGATTTGGGTATGTGTACTTAGACAAAGCACCATCAAGTTGCACGTGTACCTTAATTTTCATGCAACGCGCGATGGaacacaaaataacaaaaataacaaaataaccaCTGGAATATATTTGGACCTAGGGTTAATtagcactttttttaaaaagtatattagaaaatataattgaacTCAAGAttatgattgattgatttttttatattaagatgcCATTGAGAAAACGTATAATATATAAGAGTATATTAATAGGTTTTCcatttcatttgtattttcTAATGTGTCATGCAATTTCATTGAACCAAtgattaaaatatcataaaactcctccttaatttttttacattacattgatccttgaatttttattttgtataattaaacctttttaaaactaaattattatccaattgcattattttttgagatggagagtttaattaaaagaaacaagacTAAAATGAATAAAGCGAGTAAAATAGATGATGacttttaaaattgtttgaaaagtttattttagtcGCTATTAGGTGACCggttcctttaattttaaaaaatttaattttcatatcagACTTTTATTTCCAATCTTTTTTGGGTGGGAAGAGAGAGGAGCTCATCGGATTTCACCATAGAAAGAAACTTGTCGTTGTAATGGTTCCTgccataaaaacaatttatttttgtgccAAATGATTCTATGTAATCAGCGAggtcaaattagattttttttatcttgaaatttctttaaaaaacaaatctgaacctggaaagattttttatttcatattgatTAAGACagtttttttgcatttttgaagGTTATGGATTATGTTTATGCTATTGAATTTTGCTTTTCAactcatgataatttttttgtttgaaaacctaagcttctaataaaaaaagatatgctttcatcataacatgaaaaaaaaaccataaataaggAATgagagttttgattaaaaaaataattatttatttatttattgatttaaacgAGTAGAacttttatgaatatttatttcaattatcttaattttttattcaaaaaatatattgtaaataaaaaatatatgttttataaaaaaagagaaacacatgaataagaaataagagtttttaccaaattttttttaatctagaatTTAAATCATTAGATTTTTAgctgatatttattttaattgccacataatttaattaagaaaattagaaagGGCCTCACAACACTGCATAGAAAACTGACTAGTGATATACTATATAATCTAATGATACAATGTTTAATTAAACTCTCATGTTCTTCATCATCTACTTTAATAGTCTCTTAACATtccttaaattttgaatttcttcttaATGGAATTATAGTattaaaaaagggttttttatatttgaataaattaaataggaTGGTTTTTGTCCTCTTAAGctaaaataatcttaataagTATGTggttagattaaataaaaaaataatttattttcttgttggatttttaattttgtaacaaTTTTTGCAGCATTAATCATAATTGaactaaaatcttttttttttaaccaaaaaagaaagaaagaagaagaccaTACCTAAGAATCTGTCAGTTGCTCTGCCCACAGCAGGCCCAGCTCGACCCTTTAATTTCACTAGACCATCAGAAGAATGGGCTGGAGGCTGGAGTTGGACTTAGCTAGCCCAGGTCATCAGATAAGAACACTACTAGATTTTAAACCTATACTTTGGACCAGACCAGACTAGATCATCTTGTTCCTGGAAGTGGAACATGAAGCATCCCGTTTATTTTAACGTTAAACTTCCTTAATTGTTCCTTACAAAGGCATTCACTGCTTTCTTACTGCACTTCACCATGGAAACTACATCAGTTCTCCTTCACTCTAAAACAATTCCATTCAGTTTCACTATTTCCATCaacaacagaaaaagaaaactctctTTCCGGCATCACAACAAACACCTTCAATCCCATTTATCAAATACCAGTGTACTCTCTGGTCAAAACcttaaacccataaaaaacccattaaacCCTCCTTTTTCATTGTATCTATCAACTTCATCTCTGAAAATAACGGGAACCCACTTGTTATCTCCTCCCAAATGCTCATATTCCGGCGCTGTAAGCACAGAGGGGCTTCAGACCCACCAATTTTTAAAACCCTTAAAAAACCTCTCTCTTGAGAAACTGAAAGCTACCCTTTTGCAATTAACCCCTGTTGACATCATCAAGTGGTCTGCTATCTTATCGGCTGCAATTGCTGCCACAAAATGGACTGTGAATTTGGTAATTAACCCGTTTTTCTGGATGTATTTTAGCTGGACATGGTTGTTTTGGCCATGGTTTGTGGCTATATCACTTGCTGTTTATGGGTTATACTGCTTCTATAAGCATTCAATCGGTGAAGCTAGCATTTTTGAGCAACTTGCAATTGTTACATCAGTGTTCACTTGGTTAACTCTAGTCCCTCCTGCCCATTTCAGTGGATATCTACAAGGATGGccttttgtgttctttttgGTGTAtcattatttcttcttcttcaatgtaAGTGTGAGGAAACGTTTGTATGGGGATTATTATGCACGTCCGCACGACCCCAAGTGGGATTTAAACCCACCCAGATGGTGTCGCCTTTTGTTCTGTGTTGGGGTCATGGCTGGGCACTGGCTTGCAGCTTTTGAAGGGCCAGAGCTGCACCTTATTCCTGGTGGGTGGATCAATGTGGGGATTTGGATTTTGATATTGGCAACTTTGCTAATGCAATATAATTCTACATTTTACCTTGCTAAGTATTCAGAGAAGGTGGTGGTGCCTTCTGCTGTTGTGCAGTTTGGGCCATATAGGTGGGTCCGGCACCCTATCTATTCGTCCACATTGCTTCTCTTTGTGACTTATTTCATTGCGCTTCGTGCACCTTTGAGCCTGTTGTTTGTGGTAGCGGTATGTTTGATGTATTATGCACAGAAGGCAAAAATGGAGGAGGGTTTAATGATTGAGACTTTCGGGGAGAAGTATCTAGAGTACATGAGTAAAGTTCAGTACAAGTTCATTCCTTTGGTTTATTAGGATGGCCTCCAGGTATGgattgttgatttttcaatGTGACCAATTTCTCGGATATAAGTAGTTGGATTTTtgaatgagaaggaaaaaaattagattacaCAATGTGCAATTTTATTATCGTTATTTATGTCTTTCAGCTTTTCTTCATGTAAGTTTTCAGAGTGCTTTgccatgactttttttttattcattactATGCATCATGTAATTTGCATGAAAGAGTTATGGTTTTCCAGAGATAAGCTTGCTGGGCATACCATTTGGTCTgggcatttttcttcttttcttttcttttcttttttctagcaTTTGAATGATCAATGGTCATTTTTattctacaaaaaaacaaaagtgatcatcttttaatatttccaTGTTTCCTGCTTATATAATTGCCAACTTTGCCATAGCACAGTgcttatttgaaaattttgttgctCTAGCAGTTGGCTGTGTTGGCACTGCCCATGCCATTTTGCTGTTCTATCCGTCATTTAGTATTTGATAGATAGTTGTTAATAGCTCCGACTAGGGAATCAATTGTGGTTTATTTACGCATGCAtgttgtgtgtttttctcttgaaGCTAAAGAACACTTCTATTCTGGACATTAAAGTGGGTGGGTGTTGGTCTTTGGAGATCTTCAGCACTCCACATGGTGCCTTGCTTTGTCATGTATGGCCCATGGCTTTCAAAAATTTGAGCTCTTAGCCATTGTCTTTTGCCTATTGAGTTATATAGGGTTGTTTCAAGAAGaggataaaaaattgagttttttaacaACCCCTGTTAAAATCTACAGTAAAGTGCTGGCAGAATGTTAGTTTGTGATTATTTGGATTATCAAATGTCTGTCGTTATTAGAACTTCTGATGTAGGGTAGGAAAAGGAACAGCAGATAACAGCAATCTAATGgctaaaattgaacaaaattgaagCTGGAACAAGACAATAAGGCATAGGGAACATAAAGAAACATCTAAAAATCTGAGtagattgataaataaaaaaagatcatcTATTAAACTAACCCCCCAGCATCCTATCTATACTAATTAAAATTCTATAGCTTTGTAGGAAAAGGATTCCCTAGCCTTGTTCAACCAGAAAAAACACTTAACCTCCAaggaaatatttaaaagttCACTTGCTAATCATATGaccctaaattaattaaataagcattatttcagaaataaaataaaaacaatttcaaagaaAGCTCCTCCCTCAACTTGATTGCACTGTTTCCTTTGCTCTTTTTGATAAACTAAAAGGAGCTAGCCACGTCCATCAAATGGTAGAAATAAGGCAATCAATATTTTAGATCTTTGGGGATTTTCAGAAGATGCTTATCCCAAGTTTATgttcctaaaaattttaataacacacaaaaaaatggaAGTTTTGGAGTTGGTGTTTCATCATTAACAGTCCAAATGGTATTTTAGGAGAAATGTCATAGAACTTGCAATCACAATGATTTGAATCCTCTATTGGTATGTCTTGTCTAGCAAAGTGTAAGCATAGAATGGTGTGGCTAGACCTGCCTGGTGTGCAGTTGTGTTGAACTGATAGTGTGCCTAAGAGCCTTTAAATCTCCAATCTGTTGAAAATTTGCTTAAAACCAATAAGCCTCTTTTTTTCATCCTGTAACGTGTCATCTGATATATCTTCTGGAGATGACTTGCTTCAAGAGTTCACACTGCCTTGAGGTTATTGAGATATTTATGTTTGAGTTGGGGGAAAACGCTTAATTCTTTTGTTGGGTGTCTTTACTAATCACACATTATATTAAGAATGCAATTGAAAGACATAGAACCACTGCTTTGGAAGAATTGTGATGGTCAGCAAAAGTTTGTGTGATTAATACTTTCTGTTTTACATTCCAATGTTCCCTACTTTCACCATTTTCTTGCTTAGAGTTTGCAttaatcaaatgcaattcaGGTTGAAGTCTCTGTCAGATATGCAGCATTATAATGCAGTTTCTTCCACTTGTGTAGATACTGAAATGAAAATGCTGGGAATAGTTTATTCTGCTATATTAAACCAGCTGCTATCCTGGTCGATAATGATGGTTAGTCAAGTCCCTTAATGATTTTAAGTGAAgagctaaaataaaaatacttggaTGAATTTGTAACAAGACAACAATGAGCATTGAAATTGATTATATCTATGAGGAACTACAATCAGCTCCTACCAGTGACGAGACTAGATGGTATAGGTTGTCATATCTAAGAATTTCCTTTATAATTAAAGAGTCATTCATCTCAAGGGTATTTATAAGCAATATGATGACGCAACTATATTActgttagaaaattaattgtTCAATTTGGACACCTTAACGAAGTAATTTTCCATCGACAGAGACTTTTGAAGTCTAAAGACAAGTTCAGGTTTCTAGTTTTCTAATCTGGGCGTTTGCTTTACAAGTTATTGAGGGATTTCTTTGGTCATCATGTTTAGCTGTTTTCCCATTTGGGAGTCATCATTCATTTTAAAAGGCTAGTTTATTTAGCAGTAATAATTGTATTTAGGAATTCTTGATGAACAAGGAGTTTACCTATCTAGAGGTACTTTGCTTATTATATAACATACTACACAAACTTTTTTGTCATCAGATTCATGGAACGGTATTGAGAGTTTTTAAGTTGTGTTATAGACTTGATGCCTAGGGTTTCCCCCCTTGCTCGTCGATATCCTATCTTCTTAATTATTCCTTCTCACCTTCTACTTCTACAAAATCAGATCAAATTCTATCAAAGCATTGCTAAATCACATATTGACTGTTCAGATTGATCCCAAATCCTAagtaaaaacttaaaatttctaTATTCTTGAAGCTGTCCTGCATAAGCAACTAAGCACAAATATGTAGCATTATGAATGTTATATTCAGCtataaattgtaaataaattgcGTCCTGCAATTCTAAATAATGATTCATTAATTTTCTCAACTTACTTTTTATGAGAAAGATGGTGTCGTGATATCATGCATGATGTGTGCATGTCAAATCTTTTGTTATCGAGCACATGTTGTTAGGAAATATAAGTGTTGTTGAATATGGTGTTAGGAAATATAAGTGTTGTTGAATATACTTCTTGTCTTCCATTCTCTGCTTGGAGTTCAGTTCCCTATTATCTAACGAAACCTTACTAGGACAAatacatttcatttttttcatttcgacTGTCCATTGAAATTTGAAAGGATAGAAATTGTATGAACCATTTGTGATGtatgataatttaaatttgatcctaatACGAACTTTAACCCCATCCCTTTATGACTTGAATTGAAGTGTACTTGATTACAGTGCAGTTTAGGTGGCCGGTTGGGGGTTTCCTCTTCCATATAGTTAGTTATGAAGCATTGTTTTTGGATAGGATGCAGCAGTTTATGATTTCTGTAGAAACACCATGGAgcaaagtttatttattttagggtcACCTCATTGACTTTTTAGTAGAAACATGTGTATCTCAATCCAACAGGGACGACTTGTTGTAAGACACATCTTGATGCCTACAACACCATGGAGCAAAGTTTATGCAGTATAGGTGGatccttatcttttttatgATCTACAATTCAGCTGGAACTGTTATGCCACGTGCTGAAGCTGTAGCATTGTGACGCGGACTGCATTCTCTTACAAGCCTACATCTCACGGAAGCTGACCCAATATCCCCTATAATTTGATTGGTATATAGATTAACACTTTAAGTTCAGtcccagaaaaagaaaatctgggCATTGTGGAAGCCAGCTCATATGCACATGATAATCAGCTCATCATGATGAGAAGCATATCAACTAACACTTGCTTTGCACCACGTTGTAAGCATGCGgttgaaaaattcaagataGAGCAAGAAATATATCACTTGAAAACACGCAGGTTGTTTTCTTCTGATGGAAATCATTCTAGATCTCtttctttgatgtttttccATTATCAT
This region of Populus trichocarpa isolate Nisqually-1 chromosome 9, P.trichocarpa_v4.1, whole genome shotgun sequence genomic DNA includes:
- the LOC7481526 gene encoding uncharacterized protein LOC7481526 translates to METTSVLLHSKTIPFSFTISINNRKRKLSFRHHNKHLQSHLSNTSVLSGQNLKPIKNPLNPPFSLYLSTSSLKITGTHLLSPPKCSYSGAVSTEGLQTHQFLKPLKNLSLEKLKATLLQLTPVDIIKWSAILSAAIAATKWTVNLVINPFFWMYFSWTWLFWPWFVAISLAVYGLYCFYKHSIGEASIFEQLAIVTSVFTWLTLVPPAHFSGYLQGWPFVFFLVYHYFFFFNVSVRKRLYGDYYARPHDPKWDLNPPRWCRLLFCVGVMAGHWLAAFEGPELHLIPGGWINVGIWILILATLLMQYNSTFYLAKYSEKVVVPSAVVQFGPYRWVRHPIYSSTLLLFVTYFIALRAPLSLLFVVAVCLMYYAQKAKMEEGLMIETFGEKYLEYMSKVQYKFIPLVY